The genomic segment CCTGCCAACGCCGCCTGAAAGTGTGCCGATTAACCAGTTGATTCCGGTGGAGGGAACGCCGCTGGCGCGCGCCGAGCCGGTAGATGGCATTGAGCTTGTGCGTACAATTGCAACGGCGCGAATCCTGATGCCCAAAAGTGTTGTGCGTCTGACAGCTGGTCGTCACGCGATGAGTGACGAGCTGCAGGCGATGTGCTTTTTTGCTGGCGCCAATTCAGTGTTTCTTGGTGAGAAACTGCTCACAGAAGAAAACTCAGGTCCCAGTCGCGATGCAAGTCTCTTTGAAAAGCTTGGTATCACCGCAATGGAACTGGAACCTGCATGTTGAGCGATTTGCTGTCGGTTCGCGCCCAGAGTTTACGCGAGCGCGGCCTCTGGCGGGAGCGCACGCTCGTGGATGGCGTGCCCATATCCCGCCATTTTGCCAGTAACGACTATCTTGGACTGTCGGCCGATGCGCGTGTTCGCAAGGCGTTTGCCGATGCATTCGCGCGCCTTTCGCCCTGCAGCGCCGGCTCGCTTGTGGTCAGCGGTTATCATCCAGAGCATAAGGCATTGGAGGCGGCCTTTTCTGAAGCGCTCAATGTGGAAGATTGTCTGGTGTTTGGCGCGGGTTATACCGCCAATCTCGCTTTAGGCCGTTTTTTAGGCCGTAATGGCATTACGCTCGTAATGGATAAAGCCATACATGCGTCTGTGTATGATGGGGTATCTGCAGCAGAAGGCCGCTTTCTGCGTTTTCGTCATGTGGATGCGGATGACATGCAGGCAAAGGTTGCAAGAGCCGGGGAAAACACGGCGGTAATGACGGAGAGCGTTTTCAGCATGAGTGGTAAGACAGCACCGCTCGCGCTGTATGCCGAACGTCTTCGCGGCACGGGTGTACCACTGGTGGTTGATGAGGCGCACGCCTTTGGGGTGTTGGGGCCTGAAGGACTTGGTGGTGTGGCGGCTGCCGGAGTGGAGGCTCATGTTGCGCTTCGTGTGATTCCATTTGGCAAGGCGTTTGCGGCTCAGGGGGCTGTGGTGGCAGGGGAGGCGCTTTATGTGCAGTCGCTCCTTCAAGAGGCGCGCTCCTGCATCTACTCAACGGCAATGAGTCCGGCCCTGGCTCAGGGGCTTTGTGATGTGCTGCCAATTGTGCGCGCCGCAGACGAATTGCGTGCGCGTCTTGATGAAATCATACACTATTTTCGCGCCTGCACACGCGCCTCCCCGCTTTCATGGGCAGACTCAACAACCGCGATTCAGCAGCTGCGCCTTGGCTGTCCGCACCGCGCACTGAAGCTTGCAGGCTTTCTTCGCGAGAAGGGATTTTTCTGCATGGCCATGCGCGAGCCGACGGTCACACGCGTGCAAACGGGGCTTAGGGTATTGCTGAACAGTCAGCATACGCCAGAGGCAATTGATGATTTTCTAAAACACATACACGTTTTTCATGACACTTGCGATTCATAAAACCGGGAACGGCTATCCGCTGGTTCTCTTTCATGGCTGGGCGTTTGACAGCCGCGTCTGGACACCGCTTCTGCCGCGTCTTACCGAGCGTTTTACGCTCTATCTTGTGGACTTGCCAGGGTTTGGGCAATCCTCTCTGATGTCGTGGGAGGCTTTTTGCGAGGCACTTATTCATCAGTTGCCGGCATCCTTTGCGCTCGGCGGGTGGTCGATGGGAGGACTTTACGCACTTCGTTTTGCACACGCATTTGCAGAAAGGGTATCGCATCTCCTGGGAATTGCCACATCTCCCTTTTTTATGAAAGAAGACGATTGGCCGGGCATTGAGCCAGTTGTCATTGAAGGATTTTTGCAAAAGCTTGAGCACGCGCCTTCGCAGGTATTACATGATTTTGTAAGCCTGCAGGCACGTGGTCGCGTGATGCCTGAACTGCCAGCTGATAATTGTCCGAAAGCCCTGCGAGAAGGGCTGCATATACTCGCCTCGTGGGATTATCGGGAGGCGCTTTCAGACCTCGCTCTGCCAACGTCCTACCTTTTTGGACGGCTTGATGCGATTACCCCGGTCGAGGTACTGGAGGCCATGCGTGCGCGCTACCCAGGAATAGGCTTCACGCTCTTTCCAAGAGCCGGCCATATGCCATTTCTATCGCATGCAGAAGAATTTGTAGCGCACGTGGAGGATTTTTTACGATGAAACGGTATTTTATTACGGGAACTGACACCAATTGCGGTAAGACGCACGCCGCTTGTACGCTGCTCGCTTACTGGAACGAGCAGGGTGTGCGTGCCATCGGGTTTAAGCCTGTTGCCAGTGGATGCCGGGTGGAAGGGGGGCAATGCATCAGTGACGATGCTGAAGCACTTGCACAATTCGGCATGCATGCATCAGCGCGCGTATTTCGCTTTGAACCGCCAGTTTCACCGCACATTGCGGCAGAACGTGCGGGTGTGTCCCTTCGTGCTGTAGATGTGGCCACCTCCTGCAATGAAGCAGCGCCGCCTGATACCGAAGTGCTGCTGGTTGAGGGCGCCGGCGGCCTGATGGTGCCGCTTAATGCGCAGGAAACCTGGCTGCATTTTCTGAAAATCACTAAAATGCCGGTTATTCTCGTTATTGGGATGCGTCTTGGCTGCCTGAATCACGCGCTGTTGACGGCGCGCGTTCTTCAGGAGGAGCATATTGACTGTGCTGGCTGGATTGCCAACTGGATAGACAAAGACATGCTCGAACCTCAGGAAAATTATAAAACCCTGCTGGAAATGATGCCTTTCCCATTGCTTGGAGAAATTGCTTTTAATGGGAAGCTGTCAGCCGCGCCTCAGGGTAAAATCATACTTTGAGCTGTAAATACTCACTTCGGTATTTGCTTGTGTCCTCCCCGCGCAGGCGCTGAGGAATTCCGACAAATTTTTGTACAACGAGCATGCGGGTTCCGAACCATGCATTAGCTCCGTGCCACACCCCGAATGGGTCCCCGCCTGCGCGGGGAAGACAATGTGGGAGAGATTTTGGCCTCCGCACACACCCCGAATCCTGTCATTCCCGCGCAGGCGGGAACCCATCCCTGTATTGGCACTGTGCTTTTTCAGGGATAGTTCCCTGCCTCCCGCGCCGGGTGATCCCGATTCTTTTTTTGCGAAAAATAACGCGATCACGGATTTGTATGCACTTCAAGTTCTCAGAAACTCATCAAAGCCTTGTCTGCGCTGGTTGAAACTGGCCCGCTGTACAAAAATATGTCGGGATTCCTCAGCGCGCAGGCGGGGAACTATTTACGGAGTTAAATCCTTACTGTGTTTGATTAGGGTTCATATAAGACCCTAATGAAGCCCCGTCTGTGCGGTGCTGAAACCGGCAAGGCAAGTGGTTTATCTGCTTCAAATACAAAAATAGTGTAATCCTGCTCTGAGCCGCGCCAGGAACGATTGTGGCAAGCCTCTGATTTATGTTATGATATGCAGTTGTTCAAAGCGTTCATTGTCTTGTTCGGAGTAGTGAGATGCCCATTTACGAATATCAGTGCAGCGGGTGTAACCACCATTTTGACTTGATGCAAAAGATGAGTGATAAACCCGTGACACAGTGTCCAAAATGTTTTGAGCAAACGGCAGTACGTCTGGTTTCAGCGCCTTCTTTCCAACTGAAGGGTACTGGCTGGTATGCAACCGATTATAAAAAACCCGCTTCTGATACCAGCGGCAGTTCAGGCAGTGACTCCGGCGGTAAAAAAGACGCATAATCGCGTCTTTTTTATTCGCAAGATTTTTTTCGAGAATTTTCTGTGGTTGACACAGAACCGGTATACAGGTAGAGCATGCGCACACATTATTGCACAGAGATAAACGAAGCGCTGGTTTCACAGGAAATCAGTATATGCGGCTGGGTGAACAGTTGCCGTCTGCTTGGCGATGTCATTTTCCTCGTAGTGCGCGATCGCTCTGGAATTTTGCAGGTGGTGTGTGAACCCGCACTTGAGGCCGTTTTTCGTGAAGCGCAGAAGCTGCGGCACGAATACGTGGTGCGTGTAACAGGCAGTGTGCGAGCGCGTCCTGAGGGAATGCGCAATACCTTGATGCAGACCGGCGGTGTTGAGGTTGTGGCGAGTGCCATTGAAATTCTTGCCGTCTCCCCGCCGCTGCCCTTCCTGCCGGATGAACACCAGACGGTCAGTGATGATATCCGCTACCGCTACCGTTACCTCGACCTGCGCCGTGAAACCATGCAGAAAAGCCTCATGCTGCGACACCGCCTGAGTCAGTCTATCCGAGAATTTCTTAATGCCCGGGGCTTTCTTGACATTGAAACACCGATGCTGACCAAAGCCACACCAGAGGGCGCACGTGATTATCTCGTGCCTTCGCGCGTTCATCCTGGTGAGTTTTATGCGCTGCCTCAGTCGCCCCAGCTTTTTAAACAACTGTTGATGGTTTCAGGCTTTGACCGCTATTACCAGATTGTGCGCTGTTTCCGTGACGAAGACCTGCGTGCCGACCGCCAGCCTGAGTTTACGCAGCTTGATATTGAAATGTCGTTTATCGATGAGTCGGTTATTCAGAAGCTTATTGAAGGTCTTTTGCAGCATGTGTTCGCAGCGGTGCTTGATGTTCAGCTGCCTTCAGAGCTGCCGCGCATGACCTATGCCGAGGCCATGCGCCGTTTCGGCAGTGACAAGCCCGACCTTCGCAACCCGCTTGAGCTGTTGGATGTTGCTGATATCGTTAAAGACTCAGATTTTGCTGTCTTCAAGACCGCCGCAGAAGATGCCGAAGGGCGGGTAGCTGCCATTCGTCTGCCGGGTGGTGCGTCCATGAGCCGTAAGGACCTGGATGCGCTGGTGACTTTTGTCGGCCAGTATGGCGCCAAAGGGCTCGCATCTATCAAAGTCAACGACAGGCACGCCGGTATGGAAGGGCTGCAATCGCCTGTTCTTAAGTTTTTATCGCCCGAATTGGTTGAGAGT from the Legionella geestiana genome contains:
- a CDS encoding aminotransferase class I/II-fold pyridoxal phosphate-dependent enzyme; the protein is MLSDLLSVRAQSLRERGLWRERTLVDGVPISRHFASNDYLGLSADARVRKAFADAFARLSPCSAGSLVVSGYHPEHKALEAAFSEALNVEDCLVFGAGYTANLALGRFLGRNGITLVMDKAIHASVYDGVSAAEGRFLRFRHVDADDMQAKVARAGENTAVMTESVFSMSGKTAPLALYAERLRGTGVPLVVDEAHAFGVLGPEGLGGVAAAGVEAHVALRVIPFGKAFAAQGAVVAGEALYVQSLLQEARSCIYSTAMSPALAQGLCDVLPIVRAADELRARLDEIIHYFRACTRASPLSWADSTTAIQQLRLGCPHRALKLAGFLREKGFFCMAMREPTVTRVQTGLRVLLNSQHTPEAIDDFLKHIHVFHDTCDS
- a CDS encoding alpha/beta fold hydrolase; translated protein: MTLAIHKTGNGYPLVLFHGWAFDSRVWTPLLPRLTERFTLYLVDLPGFGQSSLMSWEAFCEALIHQLPASFALGGWSMGGLYALRFAHAFAERVSHLLGIATSPFFMKEDDWPGIEPVVIEGFLQKLEHAPSQVLHDFVSLQARGRVMPELPADNCPKALREGLHILASWDYREALSDLALPTSYLFGRLDAITPVEVLEAMRARYPGIGFTLFPRAGHMPFLSHAEEFVAHVEDFLR
- the bioD gene encoding dethiobiotin synthase, producing the protein MKRYFITGTDTNCGKTHAACTLLAYWNEQGVRAIGFKPVASGCRVEGGQCISDDAEALAQFGMHASARVFRFEPPVSPHIAAERAGVSLRAVDVATSCNEAAPPDTEVLLVEGAGGLMVPLNAQETWLHFLKITKMPVILVIGMRLGCLNHALLTARVLQEEHIDCAGWIANWIDKDMLEPQENYKTLLEMMPFPLLGEIAFNGKLSAAPQGKIIL
- a CDS encoding FmdB family zinc ribbon protein — its product is MPIYEYQCSGCNHHFDLMQKMSDKPVTQCPKCFEQTAVRLVSAPSFQLKGTGWYATDYKKPASDTSGSSGSDSGGKKDA
- the aspS gene encoding aspartate--tRNA ligase, producing MRTHYCTEINEALVSQEISICGWVNSCRLLGDVIFLVVRDRSGILQVVCEPALEAVFREAQKLRHEYVVRVTGSVRARPEGMRNTLMQTGGVEVVASAIEILAVSPPLPFLPDEHQTVSDDIRYRYRYLDLRRETMQKSLMLRHRLSQSIREFLNARGFLDIETPMLTKATPEGARDYLVPSRVHPGEFYALPQSPQLFKQLLMVSGFDRYYQIVRCFRDEDLRADRQPEFTQLDIEMSFIDESVIQKLIEGLLQHVFAAVLDVQLPSELPRMTYAEAMRRFGSDKPDLRNPLELLDVADIVKDSDFAVFKTAAEDAEGRVAAIRLPGGASMSRKDLDALVTFVGQYGAKGLASIKVNDRHAGMEGLQSPVLKFLSPELVESLLVRTGAETGDMLFFGAGKAFMVNESMGALRTRLAQDFNLIKEGWELLWVVDWPMFEKNPETGALSPAHHPFTSPQDTHPESLRANPGESLAKAYDIVINGYEIGGGSIRIHNQELQQAVFDLIGIDEHCAREKFGFLLDALQYGCPPHGGIALGLDRLAMLMTGSSSIRDVIAFPKTQSASCLLTNAPSVIAEAQLEELGVRLARTRNES